One genomic segment of Gossypium arboreum isolate Shixiya-1 chromosome 3, ASM2569848v2, whole genome shotgun sequence includes these proteins:
- the LOC108475675 gene encoding auxin-responsive protein SAUR64-like, translating to MISAKKLIKLARKWQKNAAIKRKRITFSSTALMVEKGHFVVYSTDEKRFMLPLEYLKNEIVMELFNLAEEEFGISSIYGHLTLPFDSTFMEYAIGLIKRKASKEVEKALIMSIVNARCASSSSLNLSQQETRQQLPIWSF from the coding sequence ATGATCAGTGCAAAGAAGCTTATCAAGTTGGCAAGGAAATGGCAAAAAAATGCAGCCATTAAGAGAAAAAGAATCACATTCTCGAGCACAGCATTAATGGTGGAGAAGGGTCACTTTGTGGTGTATAGCACTGATGAGAAGCGCTTTATGCTTCCTTTGGAATATCTGAAGAACGAAATAGTGATGGAGTTGTTCAACTTGGCAGAAGAAGAATTTGGAATTTCAAGCATTTATGGACACCTCACGTTGCCCTTTGATTCAACCTTCATGGAATATGCAATTGGATTGATCAAAAggaaagcaagtaaagaagtGGAGAAAGCATTGATTATGTCTATAGTTAATGCCCGTTGCGCATCATCATCATCGTTGAATCTCTCTCAGCAAGAAACACGCCAACAGTTACCAATATGGAGTTTCTAA